The sequence below is a genomic window from Nitrososphaerota archaeon.
ACATTGTATAACAATTAGGTGTAGCTACTAGGCTCTAACTCTATGTAGATCTTTTGATCAAGTGTATGAACTTTGTAAACTGGTAGAGGTTCAGTAGCGGGAGGGTTCAGTGCGGCTCCGTCCTTCAGACTAAATTGTGAGAGGTGTAGCGGACAAGTAACTATATCACCCTTGAAGAAGCCCTTATCGAGTTCTGCATACTCGTGCGAACAGATGCTGCCTATAGCGTAGAACCTGCCTTCAATATTGGAGATCAGAATCTTTTTACCCTCAACCTCTACACTTTTTGTTGTACTATCTGCGAATTCGGCAATTCGCCCGATCTGAAATAATCTCCCTTTACTTTCGTGTGAGATTATGGTTACCATGGGCGGGAGCACTTCTCTGGCTTTTTCGTAACGCTCTGCTATCAACTTCGTAAAAAATTCCCTTGTATTCTCAAGTGGTATTTGCGATGTCACAGGGTCGAGGAAGCCAGTGATTATGACCCAGACAGCTTCTTTTAGTGTCAAACCTCGTGTCATAAGGTAGAAGATCTGATTTTCGTCCAACTGCGCAACAGAGGCAGAATGTTTAGCCGTAACTTCATTGGTAACTATTTCTAATGCAGGTACTGCATCAGCTCTTGCTTCCTTGCTTAGTAGAATTGCGTGGTTTCCTACAAACGAGTGTGCATTACGAGCAGCATTTTCTATTTTTATGACGCCTTTTAGGGTTGAGCGGGATTTGTCCCTTAGAACTCCTCTTGACTCTATTTCGCCATCAGTATTCTCTCCAATATGAACCATATCGGTAGTTATGTCAGACCTGCTGCTACCATCTCCATATACAACCTCGTAATCACGTGCGAATGAGCCCCTTCCCTCTAGCAAAGTTTCTACTCTGCTTCTAATTATTCTCCCTCCAGTATAGCCTCCTCCCCACTTTGCTCTGCTGTCCCTTCCGCATCTGACCTGACGATTTGCAAGACTAACTACATTGTCTGCATGTGCTTGTATATTGGTAAAGGCAAAGTTTGCATTATCCTTGAGGTAGACTTCGACAAGGTTGCTATGGATCGAAGGTTTGTCACCATCAGATTTTGTATGGTCTTCTTCAAGTATCGAAACGCTTGCACCATCTTCTAGCACTATCATAGAACGAGAAAATAGTGAAAACTTATCCGAATTGGATAAGAATGTGTGACTGATGGGCTTCTCCAATACAACGTTTTTTGGAACGTAAAGGAAGAAACCGCTACTGAATATCGCCCTATTCAGATGTGCAAGTTTATCTTGGCCAAGAGGAGGAATTACCCCAGCTAAACGATCTTTCAGAAAAGAACCATGCTCTGCAAATGCTGCTTCTATTGGTAGCAGTGCTACATTTTTTTTGGCCAATTCCTTCGATGCTATAATTCGAATAGCTCCAGAATCGCTCTGAACTATATTGGCTGAAATATTAGCATCTAAGAATGCTTCCGGTGGAGCTTTTCGTTCATTCTTGGTCTTTAAGCTAGAAAAGTCAACAGTAGTTAGAAGGTCTGCATACTTTGCGTATAGACCCGACTGTTCTATAGGCAGACGGTTGAACTCTTTGAAAGCCTTGGATCTAGATTCTTTTAGCCAGTCAGGCTCGCCATTAAAACCAGAACTAATTGCTACCTCTTCAGTAATTTCGACAAGCTTCATCAAGCATCATTCTTGATATACAGCTTAGTCAGGAAACTAGCCTACAGCGCCAGTCATCTCGAGCTGCATCAGCCTATTCAGCTCTACAGCATATTCCATTGGCAGTTCTTTGGTAAATGGTTCCATGAATCCCATTACAATAGTGCGTATGGCTTCAACCTCACTCAAGCCTCTAGACATAAGGTAGAAGACCTGCTCCTCACTAATCTTTCCTACACTTGCCTCGTGGCTTATTGTAGCATCCTCCTCAAGAATTTCATTATATGGATAAGTATCGGTTCTTGATTTGTCGTCAAGCAATAGAGCATCGCATACGACCTTGGATTTTACGCCAGTAGCGCCCTTTGCAACGTAAATCAGGCCTCTGTAAGTTGTCCTTCCCCCATCCCTTGAGATGGACTTTGAAGTTATTCTAGATGAAGTATTTGGAGCCATGTGTATGATCTTCCCTCCAGCGTCTTGGTGCATGCCCCGTCCAGCGTATGCAACAGAAAGAATTTCCGCCTTTGCGCCTTGACCTAAAAGGTATACTGAAGGATACTTTTGAGTAATCTTGCTTCCTATATTACCGTCTATCCATTCTACGGTTGAGTTTTCGTAGGCATGGGCCCTCTTAGTGACAAGGTTGTAGACATCTGTTGACCAGTTCTGTATTGTGGTGTACCTGATGTGCGCTCCTTTATGGGCAATCAATTCGACTACAGCAGAGTGTAGCGAATCTTTAGTATAGACTGGTGCTGTGCAACCTTCGATATAGTGAACATACGAATCGGGCTCTGCTATGATAAGGGTTCTCTCGAACTGCCCCATATTCTCAGCGTTGATTCTGAAATATGCCTGCAAC
It includes:
- the sufD gene encoding Fe-S cluster assembly protein SufD — its product is MKLVEITEEVAISSGFNGEPDWLKESRSKAFKEFNRLPIEQSGLYAKYADLLTTVDFSSLKTKNERKAPPEAFLDANISANIVQSDSGAIRIIASKELAKKNVALLPIEAAFAEHGSFLKDRLAGVIPPLGQDKLAHLNRAIFSSGFFLYVPKNVVLEKPISHTFLSNSDKFSLFSRSMIVLEDGASVSILEEDHTKSDGDKPSIHSNLVEVYLKDNANFAFTNIQAHADNVVSLANRQVRCGRDSRAKWGGGYTGGRIIRSRVETLLEGRGSFARDYEVVYGDGSSRSDITTDMVHIGENTDGEIESRGVLRDKSRSTLKGVIKIENAARNAHSFVGNHAILLSKEARADAVPALEIVTNEVTAKHSASVAQLDENQIFYLMTRGLTLKEAVWVIITGFLDPVTSQIPLENTREFFTKLIAERYEKAREVLPPMVTIISHESKGRLFQIGRIAEFADSTTKSVEVEGKKILISNIEGRFYAIGSICSHEYAELDKGFFKGDIVTCPLHLSQFSLKDGAALNPPATEPLPVYKVHTLDQKIYIELEPSSYT
- the sufB gene encoding Fe-S cluster assembly protein SufB; the encoded protein is MAAKTEVAPIDYTKYNFHDSTDSYATKFPKGLSEDVVRRISRHKGEPEWMTEFRVRSYRHFVSRPMPTWGANLSQIKFDDIYYYLNPTDKESQSWDDVPENIKKTFDKLGIPEAERKFLAGVGAQYDSEVVYHKIQKELEQQGVVFLGMDQGLKEYPEIVKKYFGTVIPPEDNKFAALNSAVWSGGSFVYVPRGVKVSLPLQAYFRINAENMGQFERTLIIAEPDSYVHYIEGCTAPVYTKDSLHSAVVELIAHKGAHIRYTTIQNWSTDVYNLVTKRAHAYENSTVEWIDGNIGSKITQKYPSVYLLGQGAKAEILSVAYAGRGMHQDAGGKIIHMAPNTSSRITSKSISRDGGRTTYRGLIYVAKGATGVKSKVVCDALLLDDKSRTDTYPYNEILEEDATISHEASVGKISEEQVFYLMSRGLSEVEAIRTIVMGFMEPFTKELPMEYAVELNRLMQLEMTGAVG